In one Leptotrichia sp. oral taxon 215 str. W9775 genomic region, the following are encoded:
- a CDS encoding GntR family transcriptional regulator → MNKYKEVYQSIKELIKNEEIKPGNYLKKEADLANDYSCSVLTVRKALSMLENEGYIQKIKGKRSFVLEKGDLKNISLTSIQTFQELNKIKNIDVKTNLISLYIVQGMEELMEKFHVSKEADFYKVVRTYSLNGKVVQLATSYFDRRIVPFLSEEIAKKSIYEYLEKELKLKISYSQREIKFRKSTDEEKNYINLENIDRVVVIDTHAYLSNGNLFQYETITYHPDEFTFTAIAKR, encoded by the coding sequence ATGAATAAATACAAAGAAGTTTATCAAAGTATAAAAGAACTTATAAAAAATGAAGAAATTAAGCCAGGAAATTATTTGAAAAAAGAAGCTGATTTAGCCAATGACTATTCCTGTTCGGTGCTTACTGTAAGAAAAGCCCTGTCAATGCTTGAAAATGAAGGATATATTCAAAAAATAAAAGGGAAAAGGTCGTTTGTTTTAGAGAAAGGGGATTTGAAAAATATTTCCCTGACATCAATACAGACTTTTCAGGAACTTAATAAAATTAAGAATATAGATGTTAAAACAAATCTGATAAGTCTATATATAGTTCAGGGAATGGAAGAACTCATGGAGAAATTTCATGTTTCAAAGGAAGCGGATTTTTATAAAGTTGTACGTACATATTCCTTAAATGGCAAGGTTGTACAGCTGGCAACTTCGTATTTTGATAGAAGAATAGTACCTTTTTTAAGTGAAGAAATTGCAAAAAAATCTATATATGAATATTTGGAAAAGGAATTAAAATTAAAAATATCCTATTCCCAAAGAGAAATAAAATTCAGAAAAAGTACAGATGAAGAGAAGAATTATATAAATCTTGAAAATATCGACAGAGTTGTTGTTATAGATACACATGCCTATTTATCTAATGGAAATCTTTTTCAATATGAAACAATAACTTATCATCCTGATGAATTTACTTTTACAGCAATTGCAAAAAGATAG
- a CDS encoding SDR family oxidoreductase codes for MAIKNKVVIITGASSGIGKATALLLAESGAKVVLAARNQEKLEKAVNEIKERNGEAVYKVTDVSKREEVKSLIDFTISKYGKIDVIFNNAGLMPNSPLSEFRTDEWDEMIDVNLKGVVNGIEAVLPHFIEQKSGHVISTSSVAGLNTYLGAGIYCATKHGVKALMEVLRKESANEKRNIRTTTLYLGAFKTELAERITNKAIKERIEFLYDTIGADPIIVAEAVKFAIDLPEEVSINEMTLYPTAQL; via the coding sequence ATGGCTATAAAAAATAAGGTTGTTATAATTACAGGAGCTTCTTCAGGAATAGGAAAAGCTACCGCTCTGTTACTTGCCGAAAGTGGTGCAAAAGTTGTACTTGCCGCAAGAAATCAGGAAAAATTAGAGAAAGCGGTAAATGAAATAAAAGAAAGAAATGGAGAAGCTGTCTATAAAGTAACAGATGTATCAAAAAGAGAAGAGGTAAAATCATTAATTGATTTCACTATTTCAAAATACGGCAAAATTGATGTTATATTTAATAATGCAGGATTAATGCCTAATTCACCTTTATCTGAATTTAGGACAGATGAATGGGATGAAATGATTGATGTTAATTTAAAAGGTGTTGTAAATGGTATTGAGGCTGTACTTCCACATTTTATAGAACAGAAATCCGGTCATGTTATCAGTACTTCATCAGTCGCAGGATTAAATACATATTTGGGAGCAGGTATCTATTGCGCAACAAAACATGGTGTTAAAGCTTTAATGGAAGTTCTCAGAAAAGAAAGTGCCAACGAAAAAAGAAATATCCGTACAACTACTCTTTATCTTGGAGCATTTAAGACAGAACTTGCAGAACGTATTACAAATAAGGCAATTAAAGAAAGAATTGAATTCCTCTATGATACGATTGGAGCAGATCCGATAATTGTTGCGGAAGCTGTGAAATTTGCCATTGACTTGCCTGAAGAAGTAAGTATAAATGAAATGACACTTTATCCAACGGCACAATTATAA
- a CDS encoding 1-deoxy-D-xylulose-5-phosphate synthase: MALEKINSPEDIKRLSKDELKVLAGDVREALLSRLTKIGGHVGPNFGMVEVIIALHYVFNSPKDKFVFDVSHQCYPHKILTGRKEGFLNPDKFSEISGYTNQDESVHDFFKVGHTSTSISLATGLAKARDLKGDNENIVAIIGDGSLSGGEAYEGLNNISEQGTNMIIIVNDNDMSIAENHGGLYKTLKELRETEGKSPNNLFKALGLDYIYVKDGHNIDELIKVFESVKDIDHPIVLHIHTIKGKGLPFAEENKEPWHYNAPFDPATGKIKIDTPDDEEAYSDLTGEYLLEKMKKDPALVAISSGTPTVMGFNAKRRAEAGKQFVDVGIAEEHAVALASGIAANGGKPVYGVYSTFVQRTYDQLSQDLCINNNPAVILVFVGGLTGMNDVTHLGYFDEQVIGNIPNMVYLSPTGKEEYFAMLDWAIEYKEHPVAIRVPLNGVVSTGEEIKPDFSELNKYVIKEAGSDVAIIGLGDFYHLGKEVKELLKENGIDATLINPRFITGIDEEVLEKLKENHGLVITLESAVLDGGFGEKVTRFYGTSNMKVMNFGAKKEFTDRVPAEEILRRNNLTKEQIAEKVLKVLGK; this comes from the coding sequence ATGGCGTTAGAAAAAATAAATTCTCCTGAAGATATAAAGAGATTGTCAAAAGATGAGTTAAAAGTACTGGCAGGTGATGTGAGGGAGGCATTACTTAGCAGACTTACAAAAATTGGAGGACACGTAGGGCCTAACTTTGGGATGGTTGAAGTTATAATAGCTTTACACTATGTGTTTAATTCACCAAAGGATAAATTTGTATTTGATGTTTCCCACCAGTGTTATCCACATAAAATACTTACAGGAAGAAAGGAAGGATTTTTAAATCCTGATAAATTTTCAGAAATTTCAGGATATACAAATCAGGATGAAAGTGTACATGACTTTTTTAAAGTGGGGCATACATCAACTTCCATAAGTCTGGCTACAGGACTTGCAAAAGCAAGGGATCTGAAGGGAGACAATGAAAATATAGTTGCAATTATAGGAGACGGTTCACTGAGCGGAGGAGAAGCATATGAAGGGCTGAACAATATTTCTGAACAGGGAACAAATATGATTATTATTGTAAATGACAATGATATGTCAATTGCAGAAAATCATGGCGGACTATATAAGACATTGAAGGAATTGAGGGAAACAGAAGGAAAATCGCCAAATAACCTGTTTAAGGCACTAGGACTTGATTATATTTATGTGAAGGACGGTCATAATATAGATGAGCTTATAAAGGTATTTGAAAGTGTGAAGGATATTGATCATCCTATTGTTCTGCATATTCATACTATAAAAGGGAAAGGTCTTCCATTTGCAGAAGAAAATAAGGAACCTTGGCATTATAATGCACCTTTTGATCCGGCAACAGGGAAAATTAAAATTGATACACCTGATGATGAAGAAGCATATTCTGACCTCACAGGGGAATATCTGCTTGAAAAAATGAAGAAAGATCCTGCACTGGTTGCAATAAGCTCTGGAACTCCAACTGTAATGGGATTTAATGCCAAAAGAAGGGCAGAAGCAGGAAAACAGTTTGTAGATGTGGGAATAGCTGAAGAACATGCTGTTGCATTGGCATCAGGAATAGCGGCAAATGGTGGAAAGCCTGTATATGGAGTATACAGCACATTTGTTCAGAGAACTTACGACCAGCTTTCACAGGACTTATGTATAAATAATAATCCTGCAGTAATTCTTGTGTTTGTAGGTGGACTTACAGGAATGAATGATGTTACTCATCTTGGATATTTTGATGAACAGGTTATAGGAAATATACCTAATATGGTTTATCTTTCTCCTACAGGCAAGGAGGAATATTTTGCAATGCTGGACTGGGCAATAGAATATAAGGAGCATCCTGTAGCAATAAGAGTTCCATTAAATGGTGTAGTTTCAACTGGTGAGGAAATAAAACCTGATTTCAGCGAACTTAACAAATATGTAATAAAGGAAGCCGGAAGTGATGTTGCAATTATTGGGCTGGGAGACTTCTATCATTTAGGAAAGGAAGTAAAAGAACTTCTGAAGGAAAATGGTATAGATGCAACGTTAATCAATCCAAGATTTATTACAGGAATAGATGAAGAAGTGCTGGAAAAACTGAAAGAAAACCATGGACTTGTAATAACTCTTGAAAGTGCTGTACTTGATGGAGGATTTGGTGAAAAGGTAACGAGATTCTATGGAACATCGAATATGAAGGTAATGAATTTTGGAGCAAAAAAGGAATTTACTGACAGAGTTCCGGCTGAGGAAATTTTGAGAAGAAATAATCTTACAAAGGAACAGATAGCGGAAAAAGTATTGAAGGTTCTTGGGAAATAA
- the proC gene encoding pyrroline-5-carboxylate reductase, which produces MKIGFIGTGNMGSAMIKGLVTSEYVSGSDINVFDVNVEKSRELSERYNVKPLQNEVEVVDNSDVIVLSVKPNIYNSVLDKIKDRIDENKIIIAIAAGISIESVENIAGKDKKVVRIMPNTPAQVLEGMTAVTFNGNVKEEEKKVVFGILDSFGKSIEIDEKLMHTFTGIAGSLPAYVYMFMEALADGGVLEGMPRDKAYEIVAQTVKGSAEMLLKTGKHPGVLKDEVTSPAGTTIEAVNTLENGNFRGTVINAVRSCVEKSKKMSN; this is translated from the coding sequence GTATGTTTCAGGAAGCGATATAAATGTATTTGATGTAAATGTGGAAAAGTCAAGGGAACTTTCTGAAAGATATAATGTGAAACCTTTACAGAATGAAGTTGAAGTGGTGGATAACAGTGATGTTATAGTTCTGTCTGTAAAGCCAAACATTTACAATTCTGTTCTGGATAAAATAAAGGACAGGATAGATGAAAATAAGATAATAATTGCAATTGCTGCAGGAATTAGTATTGAAAGTGTTGAAAATATTGCAGGTAAAGATAAAAAAGTAGTAAGAATAATGCCTAATACACCGGCACAGGTACTTGAAGGAATGACGGCGGTTACTTTTAATGGAAATGTAAAAGAAGAAGAAAAGAAGGTTGTATTTGGAATTCTTGACAGTTTTGGAAAAAGTATCGAAATAGATGAAAAGCTTATGCATACCTTCACAGGAATAGCAGGGTCACTTCCGGCCTATGTCTATATGTTTATGGAAGCACTTGCAGACGGTGGAGTGCTGGAGGGAATGCCGAGGGACAAGGCATATGAAATAGTAGCCCAGACAGTAAAAGGTTCTGCAGAAATGCTGCTTAAAACAGGAAAGCATCCCGGAGTGCTGAAGGATGAGGTAACTTCTCCTGCAGGAACAACTATTGAAGCAGTTAATACCCTAGAAAATGGTAACTTTAGAGGAACTGTAATAAATGCAGTAAGGTCATGTGTTGAGAAATCAAAGAAGATGAGTAATTAA